From one Cupriavidus sp. P-10 genomic stretch:
- a CDS encoding PA2169 family four-helix-bundle protein has protein sequence MAKKKILVLNALIAVSREGEHDCRRAALAAANPHLKSVLTSRANAFALAAQELQACLLQLGQLPEAMPAAACSAGSGKHRSDRAILHAVSKGEQAVQRRYARALRAHVLGSRLRAVVRRQYRGVQVSHELFRVLREQYRSQPSQPSQPARP, from the coding sequence ATGGCAAAGAAAAAGATCCTGGTGCTCAACGCGCTCATCGCGGTCTCGCGCGAGGGCGAACACGATTGCCGGCGCGCGGCGCTCGCCGCTGCCAATCCGCATCTCAAGTCGGTGCTGACCAGCCGCGCCAATGCCTTTGCCCTGGCGGCGCAGGAACTGCAGGCGTGCCTGCTGCAGCTCGGGCAGTTGCCGGAGGCCATGCCGGCCGCGGCGTGCAGCGCCGGCTCCGGCAAGCACCGTTCGGATCGCGCCATCCTGCACGCGGTCAGCAAGGGCGAACAGGCGGTGCAGCGGCGCTATGCACGCGCGCTCCGCGCGCACGTGCTGGGCTCGCGCCTGCGCGCGGTGGTGCGGCGCCAGTACCGCGGCGTGCAGGTCAGCCATGAGCTGTTCCGGGTGCTGCGCGAACAATACCGTTCGCAACCGTCGCAACCGTCGCAACCGGCGCGTCCGTAA
- a CDS encoding diguanylate cyclase, whose translation MPTAAADLQAFEHAARLVLMYGLVPLWLLAGAGDWLCHRLTHIERNAGVRESWLHMLMLAGVGLPLLMVLFLEVNALVIAVVLAALVLHEATAWWDVQYASKRRRIAPVEQHMHSLLEVLPMAAASYVVVMYWGQFLALFGAGSEPARLALAWKPAPLPPGYLAGLFVAVALLAGLPYLEELWRCHRWRKREREAALAQATRALRGDT comes from the coding sequence ATGCCCACTGCTGCTGCAGACCTGCAAGCGTTCGAACATGCCGCGCGCCTGGTGCTGATGTACGGCCTGGTGCCGCTGTGGCTGCTGGCCGGCGCGGGCGACTGGCTGTGCCACCGCCTGACGCACATCGAGCGCAACGCCGGCGTGCGCGAATCCTGGCTGCACATGCTGATGCTGGCCGGGGTCGGCCTGCCCCTTCTGATGGTGCTGTTCCTGGAGGTCAATGCGCTGGTGATCGCCGTGGTGCTGGCGGCGCTCGTGCTCCACGAGGCCACGGCGTGGTGGGACGTGCAGTACGCGAGCAAGCGCCGCCGTATCGCGCCGGTCGAGCAGCATATGCATAGCCTGCTCGAAGTCCTGCCGATGGCTGCCGCCTCATATGTGGTGGTGATGTACTGGGGCCAGTTCCTGGCGCTGTTCGGCGCGGGCAGCGAACCGGCGCGGCTGGCGCTGGCATGGAAACCCGCACCGCTGCCGCCGGGCTACCTGGCCGGACTGTTCGTCGCGGTAGCCTTGCTGGCCGGCCTGCCTTACCTGGAAGAGTTGTGGCGCTGCCACCGCTGGCGCAAGCGCGAGCGCGAAGCCGCGCTGGCGCAGGCGACCCGGGCGCTGCGCGGGGATACCTAG
- a CDS encoding flavodoxin family protein, which produces MPDPTHKPDPPAPDAPRKPRHPGDPADVRKGQVTGPVPRDTFRQRFMARFTDPAYRAEDDALARLERIAWEAYQEGRKAPLKRKAGPGFADPDYELSDEWRAASEAIRAAQQRQADPATPSRVLLVCAAARNDYTCPGEMSKSWRLAQRARATLEAQAMEVDMLDLSLLTSDADLHIHPCKGCVSTSMPLCHWPCSCYPNHALGQVNDWMNEIYPRWAGCHGVLIVTPVYWYQATSPLKLMMDRLVCADGGNPDPTSTQGKDAVRAKSVELAGWDYPKHLAGRTYGLVVHGDVAGIEGVRRALSDWLDWMGLVDAGQQARLDRFIGYYKPYATSHAELDEDEGVQVEVDNVARALACAVQQLRAGKLSEPDRGLLPPRQK; this is translated from the coding sequence ATGCCAGACCCGACGCACAAGCCGGACCCGCCGGCGCCGGATGCACCCCGCAAGCCGCGGCATCCGGGCGACCCCGCCGACGTGCGCAAAGGACAGGTGACCGGGCCGGTTCCGCGCGACACCTTCCGGCAGCGCTTCATGGCGCGCTTCACCGACCCCGCATACCGCGCGGAGGATGATGCGCTGGCGCGGCTTGAGCGCATTGCGTGGGAGGCGTACCAGGAAGGCCGCAAGGCGCCGCTGAAGCGCAAGGCGGGACCCGGCTTCGCCGATCCGGACTATGAGTTGTCCGACGAATGGCGTGCCGCCAGCGAGGCGATCCGCGCGGCCCAGCAACGCCAGGCCGACCCCGCCACGCCGTCGCGCGTGCTCCTGGTCTGTGCCGCCGCGCGCAACGACTACACCTGCCCCGGCGAGATGTCAAAGTCCTGGCGGCTGGCACAACGTGCGCGCGCCACGCTGGAAGCGCAGGCGATGGAAGTCGATATGCTCGACCTGAGCCTGCTGACCTCTGATGCCGACCTGCACATCCATCCATGCAAGGGCTGCGTCTCGACGTCGATGCCGCTGTGCCACTGGCCGTGCAGTTGCTACCCCAACCACGCGCTCGGCCAGGTCAACGACTGGATGAACGAGATCTATCCGCGCTGGGCCGGCTGCCATGGCGTGCTGATCGTCACGCCGGTCTACTGGTACCAGGCCACCAGTCCGCTGAAGCTGATGATGGACCGGCTGGTCTGCGCCGACGGTGGCAACCCGGATCCGACCAGCACGCAGGGCAAGGACGCGGTGCGTGCCAAGTCGGTCGAACTGGCGGGGTGGGACTACCCCAAGCACCTCGCAGGCCGTACCTACGGACTGGTGGTCCACGGGGACGTGGCCGGCATCGAAGGCGTGCGTCGCGCGCTGTCCGACTGGCTCGACTGGATGGGCCTGGTCGATGCCGGGCAGCAGGCTCGGCTGGACCGGTTTATCGGCTACTACAAGCCCTATGCCACCAGCCACGCTGAACTGGACGAGGATGAAGGCGTGCAGGTCGAGGTGGATAACGTGGCACGCGCGCTGGCGTGCGCGGTGCAGCAGCTGCGCGCCGGCAAGCTCAGCGAGCCCGACCGCGGCCTGCTGCCGCCGCGGCAGAAATAG
- a CDS encoding CinA family protein, with amino-acid sequence MSRPEAATGSGDHRSVARYLRRQGIHVVTAESCTAGLIASRIAEVPGCGDVLYCAIVAYSPSAKEQLLRVPTETIRRHGLTSEEVSMAMALGAMQLSGADLALANTGVADDGGDGDTPAGTQCFAWVFRRPGHAGHDVLAAPAGVAVFTETRRFPGERNAVREAAADWALARICHYHELARRGEGNRTAARD; translated from the coding sequence ATGAGCCGCCCCGAGGCTGCCACCGGCTCCGGCGATCACCGCAGCGTCGCCCGTTATCTGCGGCGCCAAGGGATCCACGTGGTCACCGCGGAATCGTGCACGGCGGGACTGATCGCCTCGCGCATCGCCGAGGTGCCGGGCTGCGGCGATGTCCTGTATTGCGCCATCGTGGCGTATTCGCCGTCGGCCAAGGAGCAGTTGCTGCGTGTGCCCACGGAAACCATCCGCCGGCACGGCCTGACCAGCGAAGAAGTATCAATGGCGATGGCGCTTGGCGCGATGCAACTCAGCGGCGCCGACCTGGCTCTGGCGAACACTGGTGTCGCCGATGACGGCGGCGATGGCGACACGCCGGCCGGCACGCAGTGCTTTGCGTGGGTATTCCGCCGGCCCGGCCATGCCGGCCATGATGTGCTGGCGGCGCCGGCGGGCGTGGCGGTGTTCACGGAAACCCGGCGCTTCCCCGGCGAGCGCAACGCCGTGCGGGAAGCCGCGGCGGACTGGGCGCTGGCCCGGATCTGCCATTACCACGAACTGGCGCGCCGCGGCGAAGGCAACCGCACCGCGGCCCGCGACTGA
- a CDS encoding BON domain-containing protein, translated as MQDPSNPPRTNPRGTAVTAADTALQAKLCARLWDSGLDVSEIALNIADGRVTIEGAIGTQAGSEAIEACIRAAGGVREVVNHVRVAPDRTGG; from the coding sequence ATGCAGGATCCGTCGAATCCGCCGCGCACCAATCCACGCGGCACGGCTGTCACGGCCGCCGACACCGCACTGCAGGCAAAGCTGTGCGCTCGCCTGTGGGACAGCGGCCTGGATGTCAGCGAAATCGCACTCAACATCGCCGATGGGCGCGTCACCATCGAGGGCGCGATCGGCACGCAGGCGGGCAGCGAAGCGATCGAAGCCTGCATTCGCGCGGCTGGCGGCGTGCGCGAAGTGGTCAACCACGTGCGCGTGGCGCCGGACCGTACCGGGGGGTAG
- a CDS encoding DUF421 domain-containing protein, whose amino-acid sequence MDIVEILADLMRNAVGEGDDLLWWQGAVRAAIVFVGTWAMLRLAGRRAFAQKSSFDLCIVLLLGAVLARVVVGATSFAVAFAAAFVLVLLHRAVGWLSGRYPAFDRLTGGHALDLLSQGELDSGRVRRAMLTEEDLQANLRATLQTDSFADLTRVVLERDGKVTFVRQPRDDEPAKQSPAAATPTVSRGNGVPVRPRSARQ is encoded by the coding sequence ATGGACATCGTGGAAATTCTGGCCGATCTGATGCGAAACGCCGTGGGCGAAGGCGATGACCTGTTGTGGTGGCAAGGCGCGGTGCGCGCCGCGATAGTCTTCGTCGGCACCTGGGCGATGCTGCGGCTGGCGGGGCGCCGGGCCTTCGCGCAGAAGTCTTCGTTCGACCTGTGCATCGTGCTGCTGCTGGGCGCGGTGCTGGCGCGCGTGGTGGTAGGTGCGACGTCGTTCGCGGTGGCCTTCGCCGCCGCGTTCGTGCTGGTACTGCTGCACCGCGCGGTGGGCTGGCTGTCGGGCCGCTATCCCGCCTTCGACCGTCTCACCGGCGGGCATGCGCTCGATCTGCTGAGCCAGGGGGAGCTGGATAGCGGGCGGGTGCGCCGGGCCATGCTGACCGAGGAAGACCTGCAAGCCAACCTGCGCGCGACGCTGCAGACCGACAGCTTTGCCGACCTGACGCGCGTAGTGCTCGAGCGCGACGGCAAGGTGACGTTCGTGCGCCAGCCCAGGGACGACGAGCCCGCGAAGCAAAGCCCGGCTGCGGCCACGCCGACCGTGTCGCGCGGCAATGGGGTGCCGGTCCGGCCCCGGAGTGCGCGTCAATGA
- a CDS encoding BON domain-containing protein: MDRRDNRRGEPWHESAGPDTDMRSHYVGAYGVYDYDEPVDPGEFGGTQGTQGGQSGSPPEARARQAPRGRDPYRQFTGYNERMDLYRGGPRQARPVGPRNYQRSDARILEDLCEQLAHSARLQVEDVEVRVEQGVVTLEGSVPQRQQKYGIEDVADEVYGVREVVNHLRVARGDTSAVHPGHGMRMY, translated from the coding sequence ATGGACCGTAGAGACAACCGGCGTGGAGAACCCTGGCATGAAAGCGCCGGGCCAGACACCGACATGCGCAGCCACTACGTGGGCGCCTATGGCGTCTACGACTACGACGAGCCGGTGGACCCCGGCGAGTTCGGCGGCACGCAGGGCACGCAGGGCGGGCAGTCCGGCAGCCCGCCCGAGGCACGCGCCCGGCAGGCGCCGCGCGGGCGCGATCCTTACCGCCAGTTCACCGGCTACAACGAGCGCATGGACCTTTACCGCGGCGGCCCGCGCCAGGCTCGGCCGGTAGGCCCACGCAACTATCAGCGCAGCGACGCGCGCATCCTGGAGGACCTGTGCGAGCAGCTCGCGCACAGTGCGCGGTTGCAGGTGGAAGATGTCGAGGTTCGAGTCGAGCAGGGCGTGGTCACGCTGGAGGGCAGCGTGCCGCAGCGCCAGCAGAAGTACGGGATCGAGGATGTCGCCGACGAGGTCTATGGCGTCAGGGAGGTGGTCAACCACCTGCGCGTGGCGCGGGGCGACACTTCGGCGGTGCACCCCGGCCACGGCATGCGCATGTACTGA
- a CDS encoding DUF2188 domain-containing protein: MGTSIHVVPHQDGWDVIREGARYAESHHATQEEAIAAATTQAQRDRVELLIHGRDGQIRSRNSFGHDPRTIPG; the protein is encoded by the coding sequence ATGGGCACCAGCATACACGTTGTGCCGCATCAGGACGGCTGGGATGTGATCCGCGAAGGCGCCCGCTACGCCGAATCCCACCATGCCACCCAGGAAGAAGCCATCGCCGCCGCGACTACGCAGGCGCAGCGCGACCGTGTTGAATTGCTGATCCATGGCCGCGATGGCCAGATCCGCTCGCGCAACAGCTTCGGCCACGATCCGCGCACCATACCGGGCTAA
- a CDS encoding FAD-dependent oxidoreductase, protein MSSIDYQRMSFEYQPCAEQGAGQADGTVHPVVVVGAGPIGLATAIDLAQRGVRVVLVDDDCTLSTGSRAICFAKRTLDIFDRLGCGERMVEKGVSWNVGKVFLRDQQVYSFDLLPESGHRRPAFINLQQYYVEGYLLERAQTLPNIEIRWHNKVVGLEQRADGAVLTIETPQGCYPLAARYVVAADGSRSPMRKLLGLDSKGRTFRDRFLIADVKMEADFPSERWFWFDPPFHPNQSVLLHRQPDNVWRIDFQLGWDADPVLEKTPERVIPRVQALLGNDVKFELEWVSVYTFSCLRMDSFRHGNILFAGDSAHGVSPFGARGANSGVQDAENLAWKLAYVLQGHAADSLLDTYASEREYAADENLLNSTRATDFITPKSAVSRVFRDAVLTLSKRHAFARGLVNSGRLSVPAVLHGSPLNTGDADDGYAGNMVPGAVCADAPVSGPQGAGWLLSHLGQDFTVLLFGNPDALDAATLADLSALRQGNVPLRLVYVTDAEQPAMTCTNAIVLRDDQGLATARYGARPGTCYLVRPDQHVCARWRRADPAAIRAALARATGAGLAAPAPDRIAA, encoded by the coding sequence ATGAGCAGCATCGACTACCAGCGGATGTCGTTTGAGTACCAGCCGTGCGCGGAACAAGGCGCCGGGCAGGCGGATGGCACGGTCCATCCTGTCGTGGTGGTGGGCGCTGGCCCGATCGGGCTGGCCACCGCCATCGACCTGGCGCAGCGCGGCGTGCGCGTGGTGCTGGTCGACGACGACTGCACGCTGTCCACCGGCTCGCGCGCCATCTGCTTCGCCAAGCGCACGCTGGATATCTTCGACCGGCTGGGCTGCGGCGAGCGCATGGTGGAAAAAGGCGTGAGCTGGAACGTCGGCAAGGTGTTCCTGCGCGACCAGCAGGTCTACAGCTTCGACCTGCTGCCGGAAAGCGGCCACCGCCGCCCGGCCTTTATCAACCTGCAGCAGTACTACGTCGAAGGCTACCTGCTGGAGCGCGCGCAGACTCTGCCCAATATCGAGATCCGCTGGCACAACAAGGTGGTCGGGCTTGAGCAGCGCGCGGACGGCGCGGTGCTGACCATCGAGACGCCACAAGGCTGCTACCCGTTGGCCGCGCGCTACGTGGTGGCGGCCGATGGCTCGCGCAGCCCGATGCGCAAGCTGCTGGGCCTGGACAGCAAGGGCCGCACCTTCCGCGACCGCTTCCTGATCGCCGACGTGAAGATGGAAGCGGACTTTCCCAGCGAGCGCTGGTTCTGGTTCGACCCGCCCTTCCACCCCAACCAGTCGGTGCTGTTGCACCGCCAGCCGGACAATGTCTGGCGCATCGACTTCCAGCTCGGCTGGGACGCCGACCCGGTGCTGGAGAAAACGCCCGAGCGCGTGATCCCGCGCGTGCAGGCGCTGCTCGGCAACGACGTGAAGTTCGAGCTGGAATGGGTCAGCGTGTACACGTTCTCGTGCCTGCGCATGGACAGCTTCCGCCACGGCAATATCCTGTTCGCCGGCGATTCCGCGCATGGCGTGTCGCCGTTCGGGGCGCGCGGCGCCAACAGCGGCGTGCAGGATGCGGAGAACCTGGCGTGGAAGCTGGCCTACGTGCTGCAGGGCCATGCAGCCGACAGCCTGCTCGATACGTACGCCAGCGAGCGCGAATACGCCGCTGACGAGAACCTCCTGAACTCGACCCGCGCCACCGACTTCATCACGCCAAAAAGCGCCGTCAGCCGCGTGTTCCGCGACGCGGTGCTGACACTGTCGAAGCGGCACGCCTTTGCCCGCGGCCTGGTCAACAGCGGTCGCCTGTCGGTGCCCGCGGTGCTGCACGGCTCGCCGCTGAACACCGGCGACGCCGATGACGGCTATGCCGGCAACATGGTGCCGGGCGCGGTCTGTGCCGATGCGCCGGTGTCCGGGCCGCAGGGTGCCGGCTGGCTGCTGTCGCACCTGGGGCAGGATTTCACCGTGCTGCTGTTCGGCAATCCCGATGCCCTCGATGCCGCCACGCTGGCAGACCTGTCCGCGCTCAGGCAAGGCAACGTACCGCTGCGGCTGGTCTACGTCACGGATGCGGAGCAGCCGGCGATGACCTGTACCAACGCCATCGTGCTGCGCGACGACCAGGGCCTGGCCACGGCCCGCTACGGCGCCAGGCCCGGCACCTGCTACCTGGTGCGGCCCGACCAGCATGTGTGCGCACGCTGGCGCCGCGCGGACCCTGCCGCGATCCGCGCCGCGCTGGCGCGCGCCACCGGCGCCGGCCTGGCCGCGCCGGCCCCGGACCGGATCGCCGCCTGA
- a CDS encoding DUF2783 domain-containing protein, with translation MPATLNTQPNLARPDDFYEALIEMHRGLDDAQSQAANAQLILLLANHIGDHDVLLAALQAAREGVADMPSAVAPAA, from the coding sequence ATGCCCGCCACCCTCAATACGCAACCCAACCTGGCCCGGCCCGACGATTTCTATGAAGCGCTGATCGAGATGCACCGCGGCCTCGACGACGCCCAGAGCCAGGCCGCCAACGCGCAGCTGATCCTGCTGCTGGCCAACCATATCGGCGACCACGACGTGCTGCTGGCCGCGCTGCAGGCAGCGCGCGAAGGCGTGGCCGACATGCCGTCCGCGGTAGCGCCGGCAGCCTGA
- a CDS encoding MBL fold metallo-hydrolase: MSKAFASQADLEAKQVTFTQLSENAWAYTAEGDPNSGVVIGDDGVLIVDTTATPAMAQDLIARIRTITDKPIKYVVLSHYHAVRVLGASAYFAEGAQQVIASRGTWEMIVERGEADMKSEIERFPRLFAGVETVPGLTWPTLVFEKEITLFLGKLEVRIAHLGSGHTKGDTVVWLPQQKVLFSGDLVEYDAACYCGDAQLEEWPATLDALQALNPEKLVPGRGPALTTPEEVRKGLAYTKDFVTTLFQSGKEAVAEKLDLKAAMAHARRAMDPKFGQVFIYEHCLPFDVSRAYDEASGIRHPRIWTAQRDKEMWAALQD, from the coding sequence ATGTCCAAGGCATTCGCATCCCAGGCCGACCTCGAAGCCAAGCAAGTCACGTTTACCCAGCTGTCCGAGAACGCCTGGGCCTACACCGCGGAGGGCGACCCCAATTCCGGCGTCGTGATCGGCGACGACGGCGTGCTGATCGTCGACACCACCGCCACGCCGGCGATGGCGCAGGACCTGATCGCGCGCATCCGCACCATCACCGACAAGCCCATCAAGTACGTGGTGCTGTCGCACTATCACGCGGTGCGCGTGCTGGGCGCCTCCGCCTACTTCGCCGAGGGCGCGCAGCAGGTCATCGCCAGCCGCGGTACGTGGGAAATGATCGTGGAGCGTGGCGAGGCGGACATGAAGTCCGAGATCGAGCGCTTCCCGCGCCTGTTCGCCGGTGTCGAAACCGTGCCCGGCCTGACCTGGCCGACGCTGGTGTTCGAGAAGGAAATCACGCTGTTCCTCGGCAAGCTGGAAGTCCGCATCGCCCACCTGGGCTCGGGCCACACCAAGGGCGACACCGTGGTCTGGCTGCCGCAGCAGAAGGTGCTGTTCTCCGGCGACCTGGTCGAGTACGACGCCGCCTGCTACTGCGGCGACGCCCAGCTGGAAGAATGGCCCGCCACGCTCGACGCGCTGCAGGCGCTCAACCCCGAGAAGCTGGTCCCGGGCCGCGGCCCCGCGCTGACCACGCCGGAAGAGGTAAGGAAAGGCCTCGCCTACACCAAGGACTTCGTCACCACGCTGTTCCAGTCGGGCAAGGAAGCCGTAGCCGAGAAGCTCGACCTGAAGGCCGCGATGGCGCATGCGCGCCGCGCCATGGATCCCAAGTTTGGCCAGGTCTTTATCTACGAGCACTGCCTGCCGTTCGACGTCTCGCGCGCCTATGACGAAGCCAGCGGTATCCGCCACCCGCGCATCTGGACCGCGCAGCGCGACAAGGAAATGTGGGCCGCGCTGCAGGACTGA
- a CDS encoding MFS transporter: MSHPVSGDLASLHLTPATPTTLPGLPALAAREEDALYRKVWLRIIPFLFICYVVSFLDRINIGFAQLQMKQDLGFSDAMYGLGAAIFYVGYVLCEVPSNMLLARFGARRTFTRIMVLWGLASVGMMAVSTPAQFYTLRFLLGVFEAGFFPGIVLYLTYWFPARRRAAVMAIFFAGVAVAGVLGGLVSGWIMRDMAGVLGLQGWKWMFAIEGAPAVLLGLIAARCLVDGPEQARWLSADERAYLTRAAAGEAGNAAEARKGGHSLQALRTVLRNPRVYLFAFIYFSLTCGSLALSFWMPLIIRDFGISDVMSVSLYSVVPNAVGAVGLILIARHSDRSGERHRHFLLCTAGGALALAALTLHPSSLAAMLAILSVAAVLIFAALPVFWSLPPSYLPGASAAAGIAMISSVGITSGIVSPWVIGQIKTRTGSLDHALLLLAALLLASGLAMWLGVPRQPAQESRQADQE; this comes from the coding sequence ATGAGCCATCCGGTCTCAGGGGACCTTGCGTCCCTGCATCTGACGCCCGCGACCCCCACCACCCTTCCCGGACTGCCAGCGCTGGCGGCGCGCGAGGAAGACGCGCTCTACCGCAAGGTGTGGCTGCGCATCATCCCGTTCCTGTTTATTTGCTACGTGGTCTCGTTCCTGGACCGCATCAACATCGGCTTCGCCCAGTTGCAGATGAAGCAGGACCTTGGCTTCAGCGATGCCATGTACGGCCTGGGCGCCGCGATCTTCTACGTCGGCTACGTGCTGTGCGAAGTACCGAGCAACATGCTGCTGGCGCGCTTCGGCGCGCGCCGCACCTTCACCCGCATCATGGTGCTGTGGGGCCTGGCCTCGGTGGGCATGATGGCCGTGTCGACGCCGGCGCAGTTCTACACGCTGCGCTTCCTGCTGGGTGTGTTCGAGGCGGGCTTCTTTCCCGGCATCGTGCTCTACCTGACCTACTGGTTCCCGGCACGGCGCCGCGCCGCGGTGATGGCGATCTTCTTTGCCGGCGTGGCGGTGGCGGGTGTGCTCGGCGGCCTGGTCTCCGGCTGGATCATGCGCGACATGGCCGGCGTGCTCGGCCTGCAGGGCTGGAAGTGGATGTTCGCGATCGAAGGCGCGCCCGCGGTCTTGCTGGGACTGATCGCCGCGCGCTGCCTGGTGGACGGCCCGGAACAGGCCCGCTGGCTCAGCGCCGACGAGCGCGCTTACCTGACACGCGCCGCGGCGGGCGAGGCGGGCAACGCGGCCGAAGCGAGAAAAGGCGGCCATTCGCTGCAGGCGCTACGCACGGTGCTGCGCAACCCGCGCGTGTACCTGTTCGCCTTTATCTACTTTTCGCTGACCTGCGGCTCGCTCGCGCTGAGCTTCTGGATGCCGCTGATCATCCGCGACTTCGGCATCAGCGACGTGATGTCGGTCAGCCTGTATTCGGTGGTGCCCAATGCCGTCGGCGCGGTGGGGCTGATCCTGATCGCGCGCCATTCGGACCGCAGCGGCGAGCGCCACCGCCATTTCCTGCTGTGCACCGCCGGCGGCGCGCTGGCGCTGGCCGCGCTCACGCTGCACCCGTCCAGCCTGGCGGCAATGCTGGCGATCCTGTCGGTTGCCGCGGTGCTGATCTTTGCCGCGCTGCCGGTGTTCTGGTCGCTGCCGCCCAGCTACCTGCCGGGTGCGAGCGCAGCGGCCGGCATCGCCATGATCAGCAGCGTCGGCATTACCAGCGGCATCGTCAGTCCGTGGGTGATCGGGCAGATCAAGACCCGCACCGGCAGCCTCGACCATGCGCTGTTGCTGCTGGCGGCGCTGCTGCTCGCCAGCGGGCTTGCGATGTGGCTGGGCGTGCCACGCCAGCCCGCGCAAGAATCCCGCCAGGCCGACCAGGAGTAA